The following proteins are co-located in the Sulfitobacter guttiformis genome:
- a CDS encoding ABC transporter ATP-binding protein: protein MDKADETIIRVRGLVTRFGTHTVHNGLDLDVRRGEIIGVVGGSGTGKSVLLRAIVGLLEPNEGQIEVFGETVRTNSDAQYRALRRRWGVMFQDGALFSSLTVRQNVEAPMREQLTLPDDLRETLAGIKVRMVGLPENAMSKYPSELSGGMRKRAGFARAIAMDPEIVFLDEPTAGLDPIGAAAFDILIKQLQASLGLTVFLVTHDLDSLHAICDRIAVLADQKVLAVGTMEEMLQVDHPWVHEYFNGPRARAALSTAQKEGAP, encoded by the coding sequence ATGGATAAGGCTGATGAGACGATTATTCGTGTGCGCGGCCTCGTCACCCGCTTTGGCACGCATACTGTTCACAACGGTCTCGACCTTGATGTAAGGCGCGGTGAGATCATTGGCGTCGTAGGTGGCTCTGGCACTGGTAAATCTGTTTTGCTGCGTGCAATTGTGGGCCTGTTAGAGCCTAACGAAGGCCAGATCGAAGTTTTTGGAGAGACGGTGCGCACAAATTCCGATGCGCAATACCGTGCGTTGCGCCGTCGCTGGGGGGTGATGTTTCAGGATGGCGCGCTGTTCTCGTCGCTTACGGTGCGTCAGAATGTCGAGGCACCGATGCGCGAGCAACTGACCCTGCCTGATGATCTTCGCGAGACTTTGGCAGGGATCAAGGTCCGCATGGTTGGCTTGCCTGAAAACGCCATGTCAAAATATCCGTCTGAACTGTCGGGCGGAATGCGGAAACGCGCAGGTTTTGCACGCGCTATTGCGATGGACCCCGAGATTGTTTTTCTGGATGAGCCTACCGCGGGCCTTGATCCGATCGGAGCGGCGGCATTCGACATCCTGATAAAGCAGTTGCAGGCATCACTGGGCCTCACCGTTTTTCTCGTAACGCATGACCTCGACAGCCTGCACGCCATTTGCGACCGGATTGCAGTACTTGCGGATCAAAAGGTGCTGGCCGTTGGTACGATGGAGGAGATGCTTCAAGTGGATCATCCTTGGGTGCATGAATATTTCAACGGTCCCCGCGCCCGCGCTGCGTTATCTACTGCACAAAAGGAAGGAGCGCCCTGA
- a CDS encoding MCE family protein codes for METRANYILIGVFTLAAILGTLGFFIWLASVQVNKQYQTYGILFDDVSGLDASGDVLFNGISVGKVIDLRISEQDPSKVFTQIEIEADVPIRSDTVAQLQSQGVTGVSYISLSGGTPTAAPLVANAQGLLTIPSRRSTVQTLVEDAPDLLIEATKLLQQFQALTGPENQAHVANILRNIDTSSGKLDQALGDFSDITGTVREATAQITVFTQRLDRIGASVVTTLDQADTALAAARKTFENADTLLIGSAGAVSSAEEAFDQTRTLLTVQVTDILDKISQAATRTNSAIVDLQTRSGATLDGFSQTADLLNARLSELEISLQEANTAFLAVTEASESFDTLVEGDGALLISEARVVIEDAKAAIATINTAIENDVPAIMADIRTGVTTANKAVDDVATNLVGLTERFEPIAEKTQQAITSANGFFIKAQTSLTALDTTLGIADSALGSAQTSFDAATVVLDTDLGPMMTDLRVASADISKAVTDVTADIPQITSDLRALIARSDTVARQIQAAVSKSTPGIDAFANRGLPEITQLTTEARALIKTLGDVARRIERDPARFLLDGRVPDYRR; via the coding sequence ATGGAAACCCGCGCGAATTACATCCTGATCGGAGTGTTTACCCTCGCTGCCATTCTGGGCACGCTGGGCTTTTTCATTTGGCTCGCCAGCGTTCAGGTAAACAAGCAATATCAAACCTACGGCATTTTGTTTGACGATGTGTCCGGCCTCGATGCGTCGGGGGATGTCCTGTTCAATGGAATCTCAGTGGGCAAGGTCATTGACTTGCGCATCTCGGAACAGGATCCGTCAAAAGTGTTTACGCAAATCGAGATCGAGGCAGATGTGCCTATCCGTTCTGATACAGTTGCCCAACTCCAGTCGCAGGGAGTAACCGGTGTGTCCTATATATCGCTGTCGGGTGGTACGCCAACCGCAGCGCCTCTGGTGGCGAATGCACAAGGATTGTTAACTATTCCATCGCGGCGCTCGACTGTTCAGACGCTGGTCGAAGATGCTCCTGATCTCCTGATTGAGGCGACGAAGCTTTTGCAACAGTTTCAAGCTTTGACAGGACCAGAAAACCAAGCGCACGTCGCAAACATCTTGCGCAACATTGATACTTCCTCGGGCAAACTCGACCAGGCGCTTGGTGATTTCTCGGACATCACCGGCACTGTGCGTGAAGCAACCGCCCAGATCACAGTTTTCACACAGCGGTTGGACAGGATCGGCGCATCTGTTGTCACTACATTGGATCAAGCTGATACTGCGCTGGCTGCTGCGAGAAAAACATTCGAGAACGCAGATACACTTTTGATCGGATCTGCAGGCGCAGTCAGCAGTGCCGAAGAGGCATTTGATCAGACACGGACCCTTTTGACTGTCCAAGTAACTGATATACTTGATAAAATATCTCAAGCGGCAACGCGGACGAATTCAGCCATCGTGGATCTACAGACACGCTCGGGTGCGACCCTTGACGGATTTTCGCAAACCGCAGATCTATTGAACGCCAGATTGTCAGAGCTTGAGATATCTCTGCAAGAAGCCAATACAGCCTTTCTGGCGGTTACAGAGGCTTCGGAAAGTTTTGACACTCTTGTCGAGGGTGATGGGGCTCTTCTGATTTCAGAGGCCCGTGTGGTTATCGAGGACGCCAAAGCTGCGATTGCCACGATCAATACTGCTATCGAAAATGATGTGCCTGCGATCATGGCCGATATTCGTACGGGGGTTACAACTGCGAACAAGGCAGTTGATGATGTAGCTACCAATCTGGTCGGGTTGACCGAGCGGTTCGAGCCGATTGCCGAAAAAACGCAACAGGCCATCACATCTGCAAACGGATTTTTCATAAAAGCGCAAACCAGCCTCACAGCGCTGGACACAACGCTTGGTATCGCAGACAGCGCGCTCGGCTCTGCACAGACGAGCTTTGATGCGGCCACTGTGGTTCTGGATACCGACCTTGGGCCGATGATGACCGATTTGCGTGTGGCATCTGCTGATATCAGCAAGGCCGTTACCGACGTAACCGCTGATATTCCGCAGATCACATCGGATTTGCGTGCCCTTATTGCACGCAGCGATACCGTCGCGCGCCAGATACAGGCGGCCGTTAGCAAAAGCACCCCCGGCATTGACGCATTCGCCAACAGAGGACTGCCAGAAATCACACAGCTTACTACAGAGGCCCGCGCGCTTATTAAAACGCTCGGCGATGTGGCGCGACGGATCGAGCGTGATCCCGCCCGCTTTTTGCTGGATGGGCGCGTGCCTGACTATAGGAGATAG
- a CDS encoding ABC-type transport auxiliary lipoprotein family protein, translating into MTNTLMRRTVLVGMMAGLGGCATLTSLNDAAKPLDTYDLRPASGSKQGRSTQRTLLVAVPQASAALTSDRIMIKPDPASITYLPDVRWSDELPAVVQLLIIRSVADTGRVGYVGRSGAGPVPDTALLVRIDTFEVIARGEDIFEVAVDLDLTLINDREQSVVATRRFSGSKQSASDQPAVIVAQFQSLLNELLPEMSDWAIQRL; encoded by the coding sequence ATGACGAACACACTTATGCGCCGCACGGTTTTGGTTGGTATGATGGCAGGGCTTGGAGGGTGCGCCACCCTGACATCATTGAATGATGCGGCAAAACCTTTGGACACATATGATTTGCGTCCTGCTTCGGGATCAAAACAAGGCAGGAGTACCCAACGTACGCTTCTTGTGGCAGTTCCGCAGGCGTCCGCTGCGCTTACGAGTGACCGGATAATGATTAAACCAGACCCCGCATCGATCACTTATCTGCCGGATGTCCGCTGGAGTGACGAGTTGCCTGCTGTGGTTCAGTTGCTGATCATCCGTTCCGTGGCTGATACAGGCCGTGTCGGCTACGTGGGGCGCAGCGGTGCTGGTCCTGTACCCGATACGGCATTGCTGGTCCGGATCGATACATTCGAGGTGATCGCGCGCGGTGAGGATATTTTCGAAGTTGCCGTTGATCTGGATTTGACCTTAATCAATGATCGCGAGCAAAGTGTCGTGGCAACACGGCGCTTTTCGGGGTCGAAGCAAAGCGCATCAGATCAGCCCGCTGTGATTGTTGCACAGTTCCAGTCACTGTTGAATGAACTTCTGCCTGAAATGTCCGATTGGGCCATTCAAAGGCTCTGA
- a CDS encoding AbrB family transcriptional regulator, translating into MRTYFLRSLQLSLILTLGLFGALIAQALGVPIPFLIGSLFTSAAVSLTYYARTQNRLWFPLLLRKAFIAVIGIKIGSTFTSDVLAEAPSLLITLTAMVVFIALAQAINYAVFRHIGRYDKVTALYSAMPGGLIEAVSLGEKAGGDVEMLSVQHFVRVILVIIAVPALFLIFTGQSVGSADGQIMQTVRSDWKDWAIIAILVPIGIFLGQQLRLPAAHLVGPLLLTAALQGTGAIDLHGPAELLNIAQLIVGAGLGTMFARSTMRRLAAAMGLGMISVAITLGLSAVFAAVLARWVAMPFGVLLISFAPGGVTEMSLVALSLGVSPVLVTAHHLFRIVFTVTVAGALSRQKH; encoded by the coding sequence ATGAGAACCTACTTTTTAAGATCTCTCCAGCTTTCCCTCATACTTACGTTAGGGCTGTTTGGAGCGTTGATCGCACAGGCACTAGGTGTCCCTATTCCCTTCCTGATAGGGAGCCTGTTCACCAGCGCGGCGGTCTCTCTTACATATTATGCGCGCACGCAAAACCGCCTGTGGTTTCCACTTCTGCTTCGCAAAGCATTCATTGCGGTTATCGGTATCAAAATCGGCTCGACCTTCACTTCCGATGTGCTGGCAGAAGCTCCGAGCCTTTTGATCACGCTCACTGCGATGGTTGTATTTATCGCACTGGCCCAAGCTATTAACTATGCCGTCTTCCGGCATATCGGCCGCTACGACAAGGTGACAGCGCTCTATTCCGCCATGCCCGGCGGGCTGATCGAAGCCGTATCCCTTGGCGAGAAGGCGGGCGGCGATGTTGAAATGCTAAGCGTACAGCATTTTGTGCGGGTGATACTGGTCATCATTGCGGTGCCTGCGCTATTTTTAATTTTTACGGGTCAATCAGTAGGGAGTGCAGACGGGCAGATCATGCAAACCGTTCGGTCAGATTGGAAAGATTGGGCGATAATCGCCATATTAGTCCCTATCGGGATTTTTTTGGGCCAGCAGCTTCGATTGCCCGCCGCGCATTTGGTTGGTCCATTGCTTTTAACCGCAGCACTGCAAGGAACCGGCGCGATTGACCTGCACGGACCTGCAGAATTACTCAATATTGCACAGCTGATCGTTGGCGCAGGACTCGGTACGATGTTCGCACGCTCCACTATGCGCAGATTGGCGGCAGCGATGGGCTTGGGCATGATTTCTGTTGCGATCACGCTCGGTCTTTCGGCGGTATTCGCAGCGGTGCTGGCGCGCTGGGTTGCAATGCCATTTGGCGTTCTGCTGATCAGCTTTGCACCCGGTGGCGTGACCGAGATGAGCCTTGTCGCACTGAGCCTTGGAGTGAGCCCGGTTCTAGTCACAGCACACCATCTCTTTCGCATTGTTTTTACAGTCACGGTCGCAGGCGCGCTCAGCCGCCAGAAACACTAG
- a CDS encoding transposase has product MIQDRDIVLSGVGEMDEVYVEAAPFQKHGGGPTSIKTGRGPHRPLGLAMVERGGSTILSRIRSHSTEAVKSASSGYIKDYAVISAYSLAAHRKVADGDHHLTVRGSVKRLTPKI; this is encoded by the coding sequence ATGATACAAGATCGCGATATTGTTCTTTCAGGTGTGGGCGAGATGGATGAAGTGTACGTAGAAGCAGCACCTTTTCAGAAGCATGGTGGAGGCCCCACCAGTATAAAAACAGGTAGAGGTCCGCACAGGCCTCTGGGTCTGGCCATGGTTGAGCGTGGTGGCAGCACGATCTTGAGCCGCATCAGAAGTCACTCAACCGAAGCAGTCAAATCTGCATCCTCCGGATACATCAAAGATTATGCCGTCATCTCTGCGTATTCATTAGCAGCCCACCGCAAAGTGGCGGATGGCGATCACCATCTGACAGTGAGGGGTTCTGTCAAAAGATTGACGCCCAAGATCTGA
- a CDS encoding transposase: MGLGLDAHTNTAEGIHSEIRRAVIRVWHRISQKHLDRYLDEIS; this comes from the coding sequence ATAGGTCTCGGCTTAGACGCACACACTAATACTGCAGAGGGTATCCACAGCGAGATCCGGCGCGCAGTCATCAGGGTTTGGCACCGGATTAGTCAGAAGCATCTGGATCGCTATCTTGATGAGATATCATAG
- a CDS encoding zinc ribbon domain-containing protein — protein sequence MARDKLNDLKEHFDITFDEVRSVYSSKTCSDCGFFAKAIHSSQSKFSCRSCGHEINADVNVARNLKSGFSALDRSACITKAESLRLTVQRRLERVTTGDPVIFAKVLGSSYYRTAAAALDVLMARNSQPPHLVADVSAG from the coding sequence GTGGCTCGCGACAAACTTAACGATCTAAAAGAGCATTTCGACATCACCTTTGACGAGGTGCGCTCGGTCTATTCTTCAAAGACATGCTCGGACTGTGGCTTCTTTGCAAAGGCGATTCATAGCTCTCAGTCGAAATTCTCCTGCCGCTCTTGCGGACACGAGATCAATGCTGACGTGAATGTAGCGCGCAATCTGAAAAGCGGATTTTCCGCTTTGGATCGGTCTGCGTGTATCACAAAAGCAGAAAGCCTCCGCTTGACTGTTCAACGTCGCTTGGAGCGTGTCACTACCGGGGATCCGGTAATTTTCGCCAAGGTGCTTGGCAGTTCCTACTATCGGACCGCCGCCGCAGCTTTGGATGTGCTTATGGCACGGAATTCTCAGCCACCACATTTAGTGGCGGATGTGTCAGCTGGATGA
- a CDS encoding EscU/YscU/HrcU family type III secretion system export apparatus switch protein, whose amino-acid sequence MSDEDDADKSYDATPQKLSEARKKGDVAKSTDLLTAVSYLGLLIALLAAGTSGLSQVGTALMTLLDQSSNLAPLFFKRGEPVPAAAIMQSIAWGMAPIFALPTIGVILALFAQQAWVFAPSKLEPKLSRISIISNAKNKFGRDGIFEFLKSFVKLTIFSICLGVFIRVWLSEMIGVLQTNPQTAITLLFKICTEFLMVVAVVSGVIGGVDALWQHASHMRKNRMSRKELTDEAKNSEGDPHLKQERRQRALAASQNQMMKDVPSADVIIVNPTHYAVALKWSRLPGEAPICVAKGVDEIAATIRRIGAQAGVPIHSDPPTARALHAAVELGSQIRHDDYAPVAAAIRFAEEMRRRAKGKR is encoded by the coding sequence GTGAGTGACGAAGATGACGCAGACAAGTCTTATGATGCGACGCCGCAAAAGCTTTCGGAGGCACGTAAGAAAGGAGACGTAGCAAAATCGACCGATCTGCTCACGGCGGTTTCATATCTTGGATTACTAATTGCACTTTTAGCCGCCGGCACCAGTGGATTGTCACAAGTAGGCACCGCCCTCATGACGCTGCTTGATCAATCCTCAAATCTGGCACCGCTTTTTTTCAAAAGAGGTGAACCTGTGCCGGCAGCAGCAATCATGCAATCAATCGCTTGGGGGATGGCGCCGATATTTGCGTTGCCTACTATTGGCGTGATTCTCGCACTGTTCGCACAGCAGGCATGGGTTTTCGCCCCTAGCAAACTTGAGCCAAAGCTTAGCCGCATATCCATCATCTCAAACGCCAAGAATAAATTCGGGCGGGACGGAATTTTCGAATTTTTGAAAAGCTTTGTAAAATTGACGATTTTTTCTATCTGTCTGGGGGTCTTCATTAGGGTCTGGTTATCTGAAATGATTGGGGTTCTACAAACAAACCCACAAACAGCTATCACGCTATTATTTAAGATTTGCACAGAATTCTTAATGGTTGTTGCCGTCGTCTCGGGCGTAATTGGTGGGGTGGACGCACTTTGGCAGCATGCTTCCCACATGCGCAAAAACCGGATGTCGCGCAAGGAGCTTACCGATGAGGCGAAAAACAGCGAGGGTGACCCCCACCTAAAACAAGAACGCCGGCAGCGCGCACTCGCAGCATCGCAAAACCAGATGATGAAGGACGTGCCCTCTGCCGATGTGATTATCGTTAACCCGACACATTACGCTGTCGCCCTCAAATGGAGCCGCCTTCCAGGAGAAGCACCAATTTGTGTAGCTAAAGGTGTCGATGAAATTGCGGCCACCATCCGCCGGATCGGAGCGCAAGCCGGCGTCCCGATTCATTCGGATCCCCCTACCGCACGCGCCTTGCATGCTGCTGTCGAACTGGGTTCGCAAATTCGTCATGACGATTATGCTCCCGTTGCCGCAGCAATCCGTTTTGCCGAAGAAATGCGCCGCCGCGCGAAAGGAAAGCGATGA
- a CDS encoding flagellar biosynthetic protein FliR produces MNGALAELLTMTNAMLWQSFAVFLRVSALVSLLPAFGEQSVPARIKLGIAFAFTMVVAPAVVATTLSVKLDSIVWLTLTEILAGLALGIGIRLFVLALQTAGSIAAQSTSLAQILGGAVAEPVPAMGHILVMGGLALAVMTGLHVRVAELIIFSYEILPMGRLPSGADVAEWGVGQIRRAFSLAFTLAAPFVILSVLYNLALGVINKAMPQLMVAFVGAPVITAGGLMLLCLAAPLLIETWLNALNTFISNPLAPIP; encoded by the coding sequence ATGAACGGCGCATTGGCCGAGCTTTTAACGATGACAAACGCGATGCTATGGCAGAGCTTTGCTGTGTTTTTGCGCGTAAGTGCATTGGTGAGTCTGCTTCCCGCATTTGGTGAGCAATCGGTGCCTGCACGTATCAAACTTGGGATCGCCTTCGCATTTACGATGGTCGTTGCTCCTGCCGTTGTGGCCACCACTTTATCGGTGAAACTTGATTCAATTGTATGGTTGACCCTGACCGAAATCCTAGCAGGTCTTGCTCTGGGCATCGGGATTAGGTTGTTCGTCCTAGCGCTGCAGACAGCAGGCTCCATCGCAGCGCAATCAACATCCCTCGCGCAAATCCTTGGAGGGGCTGTAGCAGAGCCTGTTCCGGCAATGGGCCACATTCTGGTAATGGGCGGGCTCGCGTTGGCAGTGATGACTGGGCTCCACGTACGCGTAGCAGAACTCATTATATTTTCTTATGAGATACTCCCCATGGGCCGTCTTCCCTCTGGGGCAGACGTAGCGGAGTGGGGGGTAGGTCAAATACGCCGCGCATTTTCCCTCGCCTTTACGCTGGCTGCCCCCTTTGTCATTCTTTCAGTCCTTTATAATCTCGCACTAGGAGTCATTAATAAAGCTATGCCGCAGTTGATGGTCGCATTCGTGGGTGCGCCTGTCATAACCGCGGGTGGTTTGATGCTGCTGTGCTTAGCGGCTCCGCTGCTTATCGAAACGTGGTTGAATGCGCTCAACACCTTCATCTCGAACCCGTTGGCACCAATTCCGTGA